A window of the Brassica napus cultivar Da-Ae chromosome A2, Da-Ae, whole genome shotgun sequence genome harbors these coding sequences:
- the LOC106414441 gene encoding transcription factor bHLH36-like — translation MDDCREKRRRCTKLRVSTDNNDMEKMMHREIERQRRQEMASLYASLRSLLPLHFIQGKRSTSDQVNEAVNYITYLEKKIKELSLRRDELMLLSRGTPLDDSKDEMETMNHVVVRQCLVGVEIVFSSRSCRGQPRLSSVLQVLSENGLCLLNSISSIVDDRLIYTLQAEVNDSNLIDLSELEERLTRMK, via the exons ATGGACGATTGTCGGGAGAAAAGAAGACGCTGTACGAAACTAAGAGTAAGTACTGATAACAACGACATGGAGAAGATGATGCATAGAGAAATTGAGAGACAGAGAAGACAAGAAATGGCTTCTCTTTATGCTTCTCTTCGTTCTCTTCTCCCTCTTCATTTCATTCAG GGTAAGCGTTCGACGTCAGATCAAGTGAATGAAGCGGTTAACTACATAACGTATTTAGAGAAGAAGATCAAGGAGCTGAGTTTGAGGAGAGATGAGCTCATGTTACTGTCTAGAGGAACCCCCTTGGATGATTCGAAGGATGAGATGGAGACAATGAATCATGTGGTGGTTCGTCAGTGTTTGGTGGGTGTGGAAATAGTGTTTAGCAGTCGCTCCTGCCGTGGCCAACCGCGGCTTTCGAGTGTTCTTCAAGTTCTTAGTGAAAATGGTCTCTGCCTTCTTAACTCCATCTCCTCTATTGTTGATGATAGACTGATTTACACTCTACAAGCTGAG GTCAACGATTCGAACTTGATTGACTTATCAGAACTGGAAGAGAGATTAACCAGAATGAAGTAA
- the LOC106412132 gene encoding cysteine and histidine-rich domain-containing protein RAR1, whose amino-acid sequence MEVRSATKLQCQRIGCNAMFTDDDNPDGSCRFHASGPFFHDGMKEWSCCKQRSHDFTLFLEIPGCKTGKHTTEKPVLAKPAPRQPVTVPTSSPHGNAATKDSCSRCRQGFFCSDHGSQPKEQTSQQALNTPVQVQGEKTESLAPAPVKKVVIDINQPQVCKNKGCGKTFKERDNHETACSYHPGPAVFHDRLRGWKCCDVHVKEFDEFMEIPPCTKGWHSSSSADQAV is encoded by the exons ATGGAAGTAAGATCTGCAACGAAGCTACAGTGCCAACGTATTGGCTGCAACGCCATGTTCACCGATGACGACAATCCAGACGGTTCTTGTCGGTTTCATGCCTCT GGA CCATTTTTTCACGACGGAATGAAAGAATGGAGCTGCTGCAAGCAAAGAAGTCACGATTTCACTTTGTTCTTGGAAATTCCTGG ATGTAAGACAGGTAAACACACAACTGAGAAACCAGTTTTGGCCAAACCGGCTCCAAGGCAGCCTGTCACGGTTCCTACTTCATCTCCACATGGTAATGCTGCAACAAAAGACTCTTGCTCCAGATGCCGCCAAGGCTTCTTCTGCTCAGACCATG GCTCCCAGCCCAAAGAACAGACTAGTCAGCAGGCCCTGAACACACCAGTACAAGTGCAAGGAGAAAAGACTGAGTCGTTAGCCCCAGCTCCGGTTAAAAAGGTTGTTATAGACATTAATCAACCGCAAGTGTGCAAAAACAAGGGGTGTGGCAAAACATTCAAGGAGAGAGACAATCACGAGACTGCTTGTAGCTATCATCCAGGTCCTGCGGTCTTCCACGACAGACTGAGAGGG TGGAAGTGTTGCGATGTTCACGTGAAAGAGTTCGACGAGTTCATGGAGATACCTCCTTGTACCAAAGGTTGGCACAGCAGCAGCAGCGCCGATCAAGCGGTCTGA
- the LOC106415525 gene encoding probable aminotransferase ACS12 isoform X1 has product MRLIVPLQGVVQGRGGLFVGSLIPCCLFYFLQLYLKRRRSPPPPDSDSTELPRTSSRSSLFTRGNSIGRVRVSSRAAPLAKPPDSPYYIGLDRVKTDPYHRVTNRDGIIQLGLAESTLCFDLLQRWMSENLMESLMMQSDVDGGFDVSSIAMYQPFEGLLEVRVAFADFMSRIMGGNVSFDPSNMVITAGGTPAVEVLAFCLADHGNAFLIPSPYYPGFDRDIKFRTGVELIPVHCRSSDNFTVTVSALEQALSQARKRGSKVSGILFSNPSNPVGNILSRETLHAILSFAQEKNIHVISDEIFAGSVYGDKEFVSMAEVAASGDFDKSRVHIIYGLSKDLSLPGFRTGVIYSFHEDVVSAAKKLMRFCSMPVPVQRILISLLSDTRFIEEYMAAHRQRIRDKHFLFVEGLKQLGIPCAESGGGLYCWVDMSSLLTSYSEKGELELFEKLLSVAKINATPGTACYCIEPGWFRCCFTALADEDIPVIMERIKLLAESSTS; this is encoded by the exons ATGAGGCTGATAGTTCCTCTCCAGGGAGTGGTTCAAGGCCGCGGAGGCCTCTTCGTCGGCTCTCTCATCCCTTGCTGCCTCTTCTACTTCCTCCAGCTCTACCTCAAACGACGCCGTTCTCCCCCTCCTCCTGATTCCGACTCGACGGAGTTACCGAGGACCTCGTCTCGCTCCAGCCTCTTCACCCGCGGGAACTCCATCGGACGTGTCCGAGTCTCCTCCAGAGCGGCTCCTCTCGCCAAGCCTCCCGATTCGCCGTACTATATAGGGTTGGACAGAGTCAAGACCGATCCGTACCATCGGGTTACTAATAGGGATGGGATTATCCAGCTTGGTTTGGCTGAGAGCACT CTGTGCTTTGACTTGCTTCAGAGATGGATGTCTGAGAACTTGATGGAGTCGTTGATGATGCAATCTGATGTTGATGGTGGATTCGATGTCAGTAGCATCGCCATGTATCAACCTTTCGAAGGGTTGCTAGAGGTCAGAGTG GCTTTTGCTGATTTCATGTCACGCATAATGGGAGGCAACGTGTCCTTTGACCCTTCAAACATGGTGATCACAGCCGGTGGGACTCCTGCTGTTGAAGTATTGGCCTTCTGCTTGGCTGATCATGGAAACGCTTTTCTCATTCCCTCCCCTTATTATCCAGG ATTTGACAGAGATATTAAGTTCAGGACAGGAGTCGAGCTTATACCAGTACACTGCCGTAGCTCCGACAATTTCACTGTAACGGTTTCCGCGCTTGAACAAGCTTTGTCTCAAGCTAGAAAGCGAGGGAGTAAGGTTTCCGGCATCCTCTTTTCGAACCCTTCAAACCCTGTTGGCAACATACTGTCGAGAGAGACGCTACACGCTATTTTGAGCTTTGCTCAAGAGAAGaacatccacgtcatctctgacGAGATATTCGCCGGTTCTGTTTACGGGGACAAGGAGTTTGTTAGCATGGCGGAGGTAGCTGCCTCGGGGGATTTCGATAAGAGTAGGGTTCATATCATCTACGGCTTGTCTAAAGACCTTTCCCTTCCCGGTTTTAGAACTGGAGTCATCTATTCCTTTCATGAAGACGTTGTAAGCGCGGCCAAGAAGCTGATGAGATTTTGTTCTATGCCTGTTCCAGTCCAGAGGATACTCATCTCTCTGCTGTCGGATACAAGGTTTATCGAGGAATACATGGCGGCCCACAGGCAGAGGATCAGAGATAAGCATTTTCTCTTTGTGGAAGGTTTGAAGCAGTTAGGGATTCCGTGTGCTGAGAGTGGTGGTGGGTTGTATTGTTGGGTTGACATGAGCAGTTTACTGACATCTTACAGCGAGAAAGGGGAACTCGAGTTGTTTGAGAAGCTACTGAGTGTTGCTAAGATTAATGCCACTCCTGGAACAGCTTGTTATTGTATAGAACCGGGTTGGTTCAGGTGCTGTTTTACGGCTTTGGCTGATGAAGACATCCCAGTGATCATGGAACGGATCAAACTGCTTGCTGAATCATCCACATCTTGA
- the LOC106415525 gene encoding probable aminotransferase ACS12 isoform X2 — MRLIVPLQGVVQGRGGLFVGSLIPCCLFYFLQLYLKRRRSPPPPDSDSTELPRTSSRSSLFTRGNSIGRVRVSSRAAPLAKPPDSPYYIGLDRVKTDPYHRVTNRDGIIQLGLAESTLCFDLLQRWMSENLMESLMMQSDVDGGFDVSSIAMYQPFEGLLEAFADFMSRIMGGNVSFDPSNMVITAGGTPAVEVLAFCLADHGNAFLIPSPYYPGFDRDIKFRTGVELIPVHCRSSDNFTVTVSALEQALSQARKRGSKVSGILFSNPSNPVGNILSRETLHAILSFAQEKNIHVISDEIFAGSVYGDKEFVSMAEVAASGDFDKSRVHIIYGLSKDLSLPGFRTGVIYSFHEDVVSAAKKLMRFCSMPVPVQRILISLLSDTRFIEEYMAAHRQRIRDKHFLFVEGLKQLGIPCAESGGGLYCWVDMSSLLTSYSEKGELELFEKLLSVAKINATPGTACYCIEPGWFRCCFTALADEDIPVIMERIKLLAESSTS; from the exons ATGAGGCTGATAGTTCCTCTCCAGGGAGTGGTTCAAGGCCGCGGAGGCCTCTTCGTCGGCTCTCTCATCCCTTGCTGCCTCTTCTACTTCCTCCAGCTCTACCTCAAACGACGCCGTTCTCCCCCTCCTCCTGATTCCGACTCGACGGAGTTACCGAGGACCTCGTCTCGCTCCAGCCTCTTCACCCGCGGGAACTCCATCGGACGTGTCCGAGTCTCCTCCAGAGCGGCTCCTCTCGCCAAGCCTCCCGATTCGCCGTACTATATAGGGTTGGACAGAGTCAAGACCGATCCGTACCATCGGGTTACTAATAGGGATGGGATTATCCAGCTTGGTTTGGCTGAGAGCACT CTGTGCTTTGACTTGCTTCAGAGATGGATGTCTGAGAACTTGATGGAGTCGTTGATGATGCAATCTGATGTTGATGGTGGATTCGATGTCAGTAGCATCGCCATGTATCAACCTTTCGAAGGGTTGCTAGAG GCTTTTGCTGATTTCATGTCACGCATAATGGGAGGCAACGTGTCCTTTGACCCTTCAAACATGGTGATCACAGCCGGTGGGACTCCTGCTGTTGAAGTATTGGCCTTCTGCTTGGCTGATCATGGAAACGCTTTTCTCATTCCCTCCCCTTATTATCCAGG ATTTGACAGAGATATTAAGTTCAGGACAGGAGTCGAGCTTATACCAGTACACTGCCGTAGCTCCGACAATTTCACTGTAACGGTTTCCGCGCTTGAACAAGCTTTGTCTCAAGCTAGAAAGCGAGGGAGTAAGGTTTCCGGCATCCTCTTTTCGAACCCTTCAAACCCTGTTGGCAACATACTGTCGAGAGAGACGCTACACGCTATTTTGAGCTTTGCTCAAGAGAAGaacatccacgtcatctctgacGAGATATTCGCCGGTTCTGTTTACGGGGACAAGGAGTTTGTTAGCATGGCGGAGGTAGCTGCCTCGGGGGATTTCGATAAGAGTAGGGTTCATATCATCTACGGCTTGTCTAAAGACCTTTCCCTTCCCGGTTTTAGAACTGGAGTCATCTATTCCTTTCATGAAGACGTTGTAAGCGCGGCCAAGAAGCTGATGAGATTTTGTTCTATGCCTGTTCCAGTCCAGAGGATACTCATCTCTCTGCTGTCGGATACAAGGTTTATCGAGGAATACATGGCGGCCCACAGGCAGAGGATCAGAGATAAGCATTTTCTCTTTGTGGAAGGTTTGAAGCAGTTAGGGATTCCGTGTGCTGAGAGTGGTGGTGGGTTGTATTGTTGGGTTGACATGAGCAGTTTACTGACATCTTACAGCGAGAAAGGGGAACTCGAGTTGTTTGAGAAGCTACTGAGTGTTGCTAAGATTAATGCCACTCCTGGAACAGCTTGTTATTGTATAGAACCGGGTTGGTTCAGGTGCTGTTTTACGGCTTTGGCTGATGAAGACATCCCAGTGATCATGGAACGGATCAAACTGCTTGCTGAATCATCCACATCTTGA
- the LOC106415526 gene encoding YLP motif-containing protein 1 — translation MSQMEPKETETPPQPRKQPRQHPSVPFVWEERPGLPKKNWQPSLATFVPSAPPLPPPIPVPVKLVTSVPFCWEKTPGEVLLKLPQPPSETSKTPPLPPPVPVPVKLVTSVPFCWEETPGKPAPSSANDPPKLPQPPSKTVTAPSLPPPVPVPVKLVTSVPFHWEETPGQPYPCFVDFNPPDPLDQPLYGCEAETSSDCFSSVPISGAFTMDEFDDNLNRETCSMPTSPAYDTDDSTSSYMTGASSLVGASFLEELFPRLPQEKVEAADSHHVQVTTASNDINFGFPVRAQYTLRELIMMSRRRSYMREHNPSMVEGREWRRHQRRLKLL, via the coding sequence ATGTCACAAATGGAACCCAAAGAAACAGAGACACCACCACAACCTAGAAAACAACCGAGGCAGCATCCTTCTGTGCCGTTCGTTTGGGAAGAACGGCCTGGCTTACCAAAGAAGAACTGGCAACCTTCACTAGCCACTTTCGTGCCTTCTGCTCCTCCGCTTCCGCCACCTATCCCTGTCCCGGTTAAGCTTGTCACCTCCGTTCCTTTCTGTTGGGAAAAGACCCCTGGAGAAGTGCTACTAAAGCTTCCACAACCACCGTCGGAAACCTCCAAGACTCCTCCATTACCACCTCCGGTCCCAGTTCCAGTTAAGCTGGTTACGTCCGTTCCTTTCTGTTGGGAAGAGACTCCTGGAAAACCGGCTCCTTCTTCCGCAAATGACCCACCTAAGCTTCCACAACCACCATCGAAAACCGTCACGGCTCCTTCATTACCACCGCCAGTTCCAGTTCCGGTTAAGCTGGTTACATCGGTTCCATTCCATTGGGAAGAAACTCCTGGACAACCATACCCTTGCTTTGTTGATTTCAACCCACCTGACCCCTTGGACCAACCGCTGTACGGTTGCGAGGCTGAAACCAGCAGTGATTGCTTCAGCTCTGTGCCGATATCAGGTGCTTTTACAATGGATGAATTTGATGACAACCTGAACAGGGAGACGTGCTCGATGCCAACATCGCCAGCCTATGATACTGATGACAGTACGAGCAGTTACATGACGGGAGCTTCCAGTCTCGTGGGAGCTTCGTTCTTGGAAGAGCTGTTTCCACGTCTTCCACAGGAGAAGGTCGAAGCTGCTGATTCTCACCATGTTCAGGTTACTACAGCTTCTAATGACATCAACTTTGGCTTTCCTGTGAGGGCGCAATATACACTCCGGGAGTTAATAATGATGAGCCGAAGGAGGAGTTACATGAGAGAGCACAATCCTTCCATGGTAGAAGGACGTGAGTGGAGAAGACACCAACGAAGGCTGAAGCTACTTTAG
- the LOC106412335 gene encoding protein PSK SIMULATOR 1 yields the protein MALETFLIKLKNAISSKPTSHRPTRSTSPPTTTTSSVGVLSFEVARLMTKLLHLTHSLTDSNLLSLRDHSLSLEGLTKIVTADETFHLSLVCAELADSLAHTADSVSRLSLRCTTPSLRSFHRLFHEFADMGRDPHGWVISCKDTDSKNKKIERYVSVTTALYREMEEMTSLENSLRKHSSQIGIEYEEDNKKVMDLQQKIERQRQHVKYLKDRSLWNKSFDTVVLILARSVFTALARLKTVFSSAAAASSSPTVVSFLPRSLSSSSSSMNLVHPSPNDDERLKTASSSTFLEESARLLKPPETTLGGSGAALHYANLIVVMEKMIKQPQLVGLDARDDLYSMLPASVRSSLRSRLKGVGFTADGGLAVEWKAALGRILRWLLPLAQNMIRWQSERSFEQRHVATAVNSQNRVMLVQTLVFADKVKTEAAITELLVGLNYIWRFEREMTAKALFNLQSPPNHS from the exons ATGGCTCTCGAAACTTTCCTAATAAAACTCAAAAACGCCATTTCCTCCAAACCCACTTCTCACCGACCAACCCGATCAACATCTCCTCCGACCACCACCACTTCCTCCGTCGGAGTTTTATCGTTCGAGGTGGCACGTCTCATGACCAAACTCCTCCACCTCACTCACTCTCTCACCGACTCCAACCTCCTTAGTCTACGCGACCACTCTCTGTCCTTAGAAGGTCTCACCAAGATCGTCACGGCCGACGAAACCTTCCACCTCAGCCTCGTCTGTGCTGAGCTCGCTGACAGTCTCGCCCACACTGCTGATTCTGTTTCCCGGCTGAGCCTCCGTTGCACCACCCCGAGCCTCCGCTCTTTCCACCGCTTGTTCCATGAGTTCGCCGACATGGGTCGTGACCCTCACGGATGGGTCATCAGCTGTAAAGATACTGACtctaaaaacaagaaaatcgaAAG ATACGTGAGCGTGACGACAGCTTTGTATAGAGAGATGGAAGAGATGACGAGTTTGGAGAACTCCCTGAGAAAACACAGCTCACAGATTGGGATCGAATACGAAGAAGACAACAAGAAAGTGATGGATCTACAGCAAAAGATTGAGAGACAGAGACAACACGTGAAGTATCTGAAAGACAGATCTCTATGGAACAAAAGCTTCGACACGGTCGTGTTGATCCTCGCCAGATCGGTGTTCACCGCACTCGCGAGGCTCAAAACCGTCTTCTCCTCCGCCGCAGCAGCATCAAGCTCCCCAACCGTCGTGTCTTTTCTCCCACGatctctctcttcctcctcttcatcgATGAACCTCGTCCACCCCAGCCCAAACGACGACGAGAGGCTCAAAACGGCGTCGTCCTCTACGTTTCTTGAAGAAAGCGCGAGACTCTTGAAACCGCCGGAGACGACTCTTGGCGGGTCCGGCGCGGCGCTTCACTACGCGAATCTGATCGTCGTGATGGAGAAGATGATAAAGCAACCGCAGCTGGTGGGTCTCGACGCGAGAGACGATCTGTACTCGATGTTGCCGGCGAGCGTGAGGTCGTCGCTCAGGTCGAGGCTAAAAGGAGTTGGGTTCACGGCGGACGGTGGCCTAGCGGTGGAGTGGAAAGCGGCGTTAGGGAGGATCTTACGGTGGTTGTTACCGTTGGCGCAGAATATGATAAGGTGGCAGAGCGAGAGAAGCTTCGAGCAGAGACACGTGGCAACGGCGGTGAATAGTCAGAACAGAGTGATGTTGGTTCAGACACTTGTGTTTGCGGATAAAGTTAAGACAGAAGCAGCCATTACAGAGCTTCTTGTTGGTTTGAATTATATTTGGAGATTTGAAAGAGAGATGACTGCTAAAGCTCTGTTCAATCTGCAGTCTCCTCCTAATCACAGCTAA